The following are encoded in a window of Mycobacterium vicinigordonae genomic DNA:
- a CDS encoding acyl-CoA dehydrogenase family protein, translating to MSAATSVAEDIEASRLEIRAFLDNAPKPAGLRNYGPTPTAADVSAGRQWHRHLAEHGYTCLHWPHDVGGADATVAFQAVFAEECARAGVPRQVNITGPDLVGPVLIKFGSDEQKSRYLEPIRLGDDVWCQLFSEPGAGSDLAAVRTRAQRTDRGWRVDGQKVWSSAAVPARYGLLLARTGPDKHRGLSMFVVPMDAPGVTVRPLTQMDGESKFNEVFFDGAELTDDALIGEVGQGWTLALVTLGRERLTLGSQAVGMFRLHRRLIDAARDHDLLDPALSRSMTKLWARMWLLRFTWLRAIDSGDLTSPAFSVLKLMSSETDRDLGDMATEVLGTDACADPADNELVHHMLVGRAQTILGGTSEIQRNILGERVLGLPKEPR from the coding sequence ATGTCCGCAGCCACTTCAGTCGCCGAGGACATCGAGGCCTCTCGCCTTGAGATCAGAGCTTTCCTGGACAACGCTCCCAAGCCGGCGGGGCTACGCAACTACGGACCCACGCCGACGGCCGCCGACGTCAGTGCCGGCCGCCAGTGGCACCGCCACCTCGCCGAGCACGGCTACACATGTCTGCACTGGCCACACGACGTCGGCGGCGCTGACGCGACAGTGGCGTTCCAGGCCGTGTTCGCCGAGGAGTGCGCGCGTGCCGGTGTTCCGCGACAAGTCAACATCACCGGCCCCGACCTCGTTGGTCCCGTGCTGATCAAGTTCGGAAGCGACGAGCAGAAATCCCGTTATCTGGAGCCAATCCGGTTGGGTGACGATGTGTGGTGTCAGCTGTTCTCCGAACCGGGGGCGGGATCGGATCTAGCCGCTGTGCGCACCCGCGCGCAGCGCACCGACCGAGGCTGGCGCGTCGACGGTCAGAAAGTGTGGAGTTCTGCGGCGGTGCCGGCCCGCTACGGGCTGCTGTTGGCACGTACCGGTCCCGACAAGCATCGCGGGTTGTCGATGTTCGTGGTGCCAATGGATGCACCCGGGGTCACGGTGCGCCCACTCACCCAGATGGACGGCGAGAGCAAATTCAACGAAGTGTTCTTCGACGGTGCCGAATTGACCGACGACGCGTTGATCGGGGAGGTCGGGCAGGGCTGGACTCTGGCGCTGGTGACGCTAGGCCGTGAACGCCTGACCCTCGGTTCGCAGGCTGTCGGGATGTTTCGCCTCCACAGGCGCTTGATCGATGCCGCCCGTGACCATGATCTACTCGATCCTGCCCTGTCGCGGTCGATGACGAAGCTGTGGGCGCGGATGTGGCTTTTGCGGTTCACCTGGCTGCGAGCCATCGATTCCGGCGACCTCACGTCTCCTGCCTTTTCGGTACTCAAGCTGATGAGTTCGGAAACCGACCGCGACCTGGGCGATATGGCGACCGAAGTGCTGGGCACCGACGCCTGCGCCGATCCGGCCGACAACGAACTCGTGCATCACATGTTGGTGGGTCGGGCGCAGACCATCCTCGGCGGCACCAGTGAAATCCAGCGCAACATCTTGGGCGAGCGTGTGCTTGGCCTGCCCAAAGAACCTCGGTGA
- a CDS encoding acyl-CoA dehydrogenase family protein yields MTALSDEERQELASSVRAACARGATEERVRQVAYGECADDSQGTVAGFDTALWNVLCAQVGIAAIALPEEWGGAGLGASALGVVAHELGRALAPVPFLSSAVLATSLLVELLESDRESEKRITGLIEGRRTAAAGLTGDGGLWRRESITLTAAPSGDGWRVDGSSRHVLGGAAADDFVVVAAEAGGEPALFLIEAAADGVTATTERVLDGTRPMAALTFTAAAAIRLSGPEPVDELIERTLDLTLAVLSAEQVGACERVLEIATAYARTREQFGRPIGSFQAIKHKCADMLVDLEWARSASQAALQAFDYGAVAAGEGSWRASMAKAVCSESLRNAAHANVQIHGGIGFTWEDSAHLYLRRARTDEVLFGTPAQHWDRLTPVAELT; encoded by the coding sequence ATGACAGCGTTGTCCGACGAAGAACGTCAAGAGCTGGCTAGTTCTGTACGAGCAGCGTGTGCGCGCGGCGCCACCGAAGAACGGGTCCGCCAGGTTGCCTACGGCGAGTGCGCCGACGATAGCCAGGGAACCGTCGCCGGTTTCGACACCGCGCTGTGGAATGTGCTGTGCGCCCAGGTCGGGATCGCGGCCATTGCACTGCCCGAGGAGTGGGGCGGCGCCGGCTTGGGGGCGTCAGCGCTCGGAGTGGTCGCTCATGAACTGGGACGCGCCCTGGCCCCGGTACCGTTTCTCAGCTCCGCTGTCCTAGCCACCAGCCTGCTCGTCGAGCTGTTGGAGAGCGACCGCGAATCGGAGAAGCGGATCACCGGTCTGATCGAAGGCCGTCGGACCGCTGCTGCCGGGCTCACTGGCGACGGAGGTCTGTGGCGCCGCGAGTCCATCACGCTGACCGCTGCGCCGTCCGGCGACGGCTGGCGCGTCGACGGCTCGAGTCGGCATGTCCTGGGCGGGGCGGCCGCCGACGACTTCGTGGTCGTAGCCGCGGAAGCAGGTGGCGAGCCAGCGCTTTTCCTCATTGAAGCCGCCGCCGACGGTGTCACCGCCACAACGGAACGGGTGCTCGACGGTACTCGACCGATGGCAGCACTGACCTTCACCGCGGCGGCGGCCATTCGGCTTTCGGGGCCAGAGCCCGTCGATGAGCTGATAGAGCGGACGCTCGATCTAACTCTTGCAGTGCTGTCAGCAGAGCAAGTCGGAGCTTGTGAGAGAGTGCTCGAGATCGCGACAGCCTACGCCCGGACCCGCGAACAGTTCGGTCGTCCGATCGGAAGCTTCCAAGCGATCAAGCACAAGTGCGCTGACATGCTGGTCGATCTCGAGTGGGCGCGCTCGGCATCTCAAGCCGCGCTGCAGGCATTCGACTATGGAGCGGTGGCGGCCGGCGAGGGCAGTTGGCGCGCCAGCATGGCCAAGGCGGTGTGCTCTGAGTCGTTGCGCAATGCTGCGCACGCCAATGTGCAGATCCACGGCGGCATTGGATTCACCTGGGAGGATTCGGCGCACCTGTATCTGCGTCGCGCTCGCACGGACGAAGTCTTGTTCGGCACGCCGGCCCAACACTGGGACCGCCTAACGCCGGTGGCCGAGCTGACGTGA
- a CDS encoding class I adenylate-forming enzyme family protein has protein sequence MTAGTIAALLDECAAQRPNRPLLLDASGVSLTVGDVAALVSAATGWLWKSGVRPGMTVAWQLPSDPGAAVIMLALARAAVTQAPLLHLYREREVRAALDVASADILIVDRSTASNAPPRADTIVVPDDLIQRLGRQGDAEPHNGLCGHRADDAAYWLYFTSGTTGKPKGVCHDDTTLLSASRGFVDHYGLGSLPDEVGTITFPIAHVGGLVYLAGALLGDFPVLLIPKVSDDLPEVLASHRVTVAGASTTFYQMLLSAQLASGRAEPLIPTLRMIIGGGAACPPEVHRQIRRSMGIPIMHAYGMTEAPMVCVSHHGDSEEQLHNTSGRPVPGAHVRISECGEIEVCGDTLGRGYTDAEQWAQALSADGWFRTGDRGRLRADGHIVVTGRTKDLIIRKGENIAPEEIENDLLAHPLVDEVAVVGLRDEFRGEMVCAVVRRSLSHPDITFDELCAFLDERGLMKQKWPERLVVVDELPMTGLGKVAKSHLAQQISAGAIR, from the coding sequence GTGACGGCTGGCACCATCGCTGCATTGCTCGACGAATGCGCCGCCCAGCGGCCAAACCGGCCCCTCCTGCTCGATGCCAGTGGCGTCTCGCTGACGGTGGGCGACGTCGCTGCGTTGGTCAGTGCCGCCACCGGCTGGCTCTGGAAATCCGGTGTGCGACCGGGAATGACAGTCGCGTGGCAACTGCCATCCGATCCCGGTGCGGCAGTGATCATGCTGGCGCTCGCGCGCGCTGCGGTTACCCAGGCGCCACTGCTGCACCTGTACCGCGAGCGGGAGGTGCGTGCGGCGCTCGACGTGGCATCCGCCGACATCCTGATCGTCGATCGCAGCACGGCCAGCAACGCCCCTCCGAGAGCGGACACGATCGTCGTCCCGGACGACCTGATCCAGCGGCTGGGACGCCAAGGAGACGCCGAGCCACACAACGGACTATGCGGCCACCGCGCCGACGATGCTGCCTATTGGCTGTACTTCACCTCGGGCACGACTGGTAAGCCGAAGGGTGTGTGTCACGACGACACCACACTGCTCAGCGCGTCCCGTGGTTTTGTCGACCACTACGGGCTAGGCAGTCTGCCGGACGAAGTCGGAACAATAACCTTTCCGATCGCGCATGTTGGTGGTCTGGTCTACCTCGCCGGGGCCTTGCTCGGTGACTTCCCAGTCCTGCTGATCCCGAAGGTTTCCGACGACCTGCCGGAAGTGCTCGCAAGTCACCGCGTCACGGTCGCGGGTGCGAGTACGACCTTCTACCAAATGCTGCTGTCCGCACAGTTGGCTTCGGGACGCGCAGAGCCCTTGATCCCGACGCTGCGGATGATCATCGGCGGAGGGGCGGCTTGCCCACCTGAGGTGCACCGCCAGATCCGCCGCTCTATGGGAATCCCGATCATGCACGCCTACGGGATGACCGAGGCACCGATGGTATGCGTCAGCCACCACGGCGACAGCGAGGAACAACTGCATAACACGTCCGGGCGACCCGTACCAGGAGCGCACGTCCGGATCAGTGAATGCGGCGAAATCGAAGTCTGCGGCGACACTTTGGGGAGGGGATATACCGACGCTGAGCAGTGGGCGCAGGCGCTGTCTGCCGACGGCTGGTTCCGTACGGGTGATCGTGGGCGACTACGCGCCGACGGTCACATCGTGGTCACCGGCCGCACGAAAGATCTCATCATCCGCAAGGGCGAAAATATCGCGCCGGAAGAGATCGAGAACGATTTGCTCGCTCACCCGCTCGTCGACGAGGTCGCGGTCGTTGGTCTGCGCGACGAGTTCCGCGGCGAAATGGTGTGTGCGGTGGTGCGGCGGTCCCTCTCCCATCCCGACATCACCTTCGATGAGCTTTGCGCGTTCTTGGACGAGCGCGGATTGATGAAACAGAAGTGGCCGGAGAGGCTCGTCGTCGTCGACGAACTCCCGATGACTGGGCTGGGCAAAGTCGCAAAATCCCACCTCGCTCAACAGATCTCAGCAGGAGCAATCCGATGA
- a CDS encoding thiolase family protein has product MPDTPSVAIIGVGLHPFGRYPDRSALEMGAVAISRALRDAGVAWSDVGSLYAGSLEVSNPEAVTGLVGMTGIPARATLSGCATGNSLLTLAARDVELGEADIAVGVGLDKHPRGAFGADPAVSGLPQWYGDQGMFLTTHYFGTKIMRYMHDHGISETTLARVAVKNFDHGSLAPHAWRRKAMSIESVLASPVVNAPLRQYMYCNPNEGASAVVVCRADKAKQYNDTPIYVRSTALRSRREGAYELLRTSIELPLVPGTTAEAARAAYEQSSIGPDDIDIAQLQDTDSGSEIIHMAETGLCKDGEQEALLADGATRIGGRLPINTDGGLLANGEPVGASGLRQVYELVQQLRGTAGDRQVPDKPRVGLAQLYGAPGTGAVAILSR; this is encoded by the coding sequence ATGCCTGACACACCCAGCGTCGCCATCATCGGCGTCGGACTTCACCCGTTCGGTCGATACCCTGACCGCTCTGCCCTAGAGATGGGTGCGGTGGCGATCAGCAGAGCACTGCGTGACGCGGGGGTGGCCTGGTCGGACGTGGGAAGTCTGTACGCCGGAAGTCTCGAGGTGTCCAATCCCGAGGCGGTGACCGGACTCGTCGGCATGACCGGCATTCCAGCGCGCGCGACACTGAGCGGCTGCGCGACCGGCAACTCTCTGCTCACCCTGGCAGCACGCGACGTGGAACTCGGCGAGGCTGACATCGCAGTGGGGGTCGGGCTGGACAAACACCCCCGCGGCGCGTTCGGTGCCGACCCTGCGGTGTCAGGACTCCCCCAATGGTATGGCGACCAAGGCATGTTCCTCACCACGCATTATTTCGGCACCAAGATCATGCGCTACATGCACGACCACGGCATCAGCGAGACAACACTGGCGCGCGTGGCGGTCAAGAACTTCGACCACGGTTCGTTGGCACCGCACGCGTGGCGTCGCAAAGCGATGAGCATCGAATCCGTCCTGGCTTCCCCGGTGGTCAACGCGCCGCTACGGCAGTACATGTACTGCAACCCCAATGAAGGCGCCTCGGCCGTTGTGGTCTGCCGGGCCGATAAGGCCAAGCAGTACAACGACACTCCGATCTACGTGCGCTCCACCGCCCTGCGGAGTCGCCGCGAAGGCGCCTACGAGCTGCTGCGGACGTCCATCGAGTTGCCCCTTGTGCCGGGTACGACCGCGGAAGCCGCCCGCGCTGCCTACGAACAGTCCAGCATCGGGCCTGACGACATCGACATCGCGCAATTGCAGGACACCGATTCCGGCTCAGAGATTATCCACATGGCCGAAACCGGGCTGTGCAAAGACGGTGAGCAAGAGGCGCTACTGGCCGACGGCGCCACCAGGATCGGTGGTCGCCTTCCGATCAACACCGACGGTGGATTGCTCGCCAACGGCGAACCGGTCGGCGCGTCGGGCTTGCGCCAGGTCTACGAGCTCGTCCAGCAACTTCGGGGCACCGCCGGTGACCGCCAAGTGCCCGACAAACCCCGGGTGGGGTTGGCTCAGCTCTATGGGGCGCCAGGCACAGGCGCAGTCGCCATCCTGTCGCGATAA
- a CDS encoding amidohydrolase family protein gives MTHPTEQFHDAPVFDADQHMYETPDALLKYLPEQYKSKVQFVQVGRHTRIAILGKITDYMPNPTFERVAAPGAHERFYSGQNPQGLTMREMSGRGIEAPLGSRNPDDRIVELDKQGVDSCLNYPTLANLVEHSAAEDPELTAAIIHALNQWMLEHWGFSHENRIYSTPVLTLGIVDNALRELEYILENGAKVALIKPAPVKGYKGWRSPALPEFDAFWREVESSGLPIVLHASQPPLQEYIEKWEPANTHNAFEMSAFKWTALGHREIADMLTSLICHGTLTRFPKLRIASVENGSSWIKPLFDDLQSTYHKMPQNFPEHPHEVFRRNCWVSPFWEGSVADVVDTIGWDKVMFGSDWPHPEGLETPKGYFKYAEGMDERRTYDFMGDNARRFIGLPIANPDPAALLPPQLANA, from the coding sequence ATGACGCATCCCACCGAGCAGTTCCACGACGCACCGGTGTTCGATGCCGATCAACACATGTACGAGACCCCGGATGCGCTATTGAAATACCTTCCCGAGCAGTACAAGTCGAAGGTCCAGTTCGTTCAGGTCGGGCGGCACACTCGGATAGCGATTCTCGGCAAGATCACCGATTACATGCCCAATCCAACATTCGAAAGAGTCGCCGCCCCCGGAGCGCACGAACGGTTCTACTCGGGTCAGAACCCGCAAGGCTTGACGATGCGGGAGATGTCCGGTCGTGGCATCGAGGCGCCACTCGGTTCTCGGAACCCCGATGACCGGATTGTCGAACTCGACAAGCAGGGCGTCGATTCCTGCCTCAACTACCCGACGCTGGCGAACCTTGTCGAGCACTCCGCAGCCGAGGACCCAGAGTTGACCGCCGCCATCATCCACGCGCTGAACCAATGGATGCTCGAACATTGGGGGTTCAGCCATGAAAACCGCATCTACTCGACGCCTGTGCTGACCCTGGGCATCGTGGACAACGCCCTCCGTGAGCTCGAGTACATCCTCGAGAACGGCGCCAAAGTCGCTCTGATCAAGCCGGCACCAGTGAAAGGCTATAAGGGCTGGCGTTCGCCGGCACTGCCGGAGTTCGATGCATTCTGGCGGGAGGTCGAATCCTCTGGACTGCCTATCGTGTTGCATGCCAGCCAGCCGCCGTTGCAGGAATACATCGAAAAGTGGGAACCGGCGAACACCCACAACGCTTTCGAGATGTCGGCGTTCAAATGGACCGCGCTTGGCCACCGCGAGATCGCCGACATGCTGACCAGTTTGATCTGCCACGGCACGCTGACCCGGTTCCCCAAGCTGCGGATCGCCAGCGTCGAGAACGGAAGTTCTTGGATTAAACCACTTTTCGATGATCTCCAGTCGACATACCACAAGATGCCGCAGAACTTCCCGGAGCATCCGCACGAGGTCTTCCGCCGCAATTGCTGGGTGAGTCCCTTCTGGGAGGGCTCGGTGGCCGACGTCGTCGACACCATTGGATGGGACAAAGTAATGTTCGGGTCCGACTGGCCGCATCCTGAGGGATTAGAGACTCCGAAAGGCTACTTCAAGTACGCCGAGGGGATGGACGAGCGCCGAACCTACGACTTCATGGGCGACAACGCGCGCCGTTTCATCGGTCTGCCGATAGCCAACCCGGATCCGGCCGCCCTGCTTCCACCGCAACTGGCGAACGCTTAG
- a CDS encoding TetR/AcrR family transcriptional regulator — protein sequence MTSNAAEVNAELEVTRGERTRSAILSASRRLFLERGYAGTPINAITEACGISRAGFYTYFKDKREIFNELGKNAYHDAMAVIAEWSDADVAFGVDEIRDWVAHYFDYMDRHGAFVMASDQSAPDDEGFRLSRNRMVSRASWKLGQVVAARGVHSPDVIGVTIMGLLDRAWFTVHRQTVAVDRNEMIAVVTEMVAAMAIPVGVAAH from the coding sequence GTGACCAGCAACGCTGCCGAGGTGAATGCGGAATTGGAGGTGACTCGTGGGGAACGCACTCGATCGGCGATTCTGAGCGCCAGCCGACGGTTGTTCCTCGAGCGTGGTTACGCCGGCACGCCGATCAACGCGATTACCGAGGCCTGCGGCATCTCGCGAGCCGGCTTTTACACTTACTTCAAGGACAAGCGCGAAATATTCAACGAGCTCGGCAAGAACGCCTACCACGACGCGATGGCTGTCATCGCGGAGTGGTCCGATGCTGACGTCGCGTTTGGTGTTGATGAAATTCGCGACTGGGTGGCGCATTATTTCGATTACATGGACCGCCATGGTGCCTTCGTGATGGCATCGGATCAGTCGGCACCCGACGATGAAGGGTTCCGACTGTCTCGCAATCGCATGGTCTCGCGGGCGTCATGGAAGTTGGGCCAAGTCGTCGCCGCGCGCGGTGTGCACTCACCTGACGTCATCGGGGTGACCATCATGGGATTGCTCGACCGCGCCTGGTTTACTGTGCATCGCCAGACAGTGGCCGTGGATCGCAACGAGATGATCGCGGTTGTCACCGAAATGGTTGCCGCTATGGCAATCCCCGTCGGCGTGGCGGCGCACTAA
- a CDS encoding Zn-ribbon domain-containing OB-fold protein: MTELITEGLFRVDGDRAVLLGSRRRSTGVVKFPAERPDLFDGDPTIQQDIEAIELATEGTLYTYTTQEFPPPMPYRGNRNPDLFKPYILGFVELADAVMVESLIVGTSAAELRIGQPMVSTTTTLKKADGESVLTFAFRPQN; this comes from the coding sequence ATGACTGAACTGATTACCGAGGGGCTGTTTCGGGTCGACGGCGATCGCGCCGTATTGCTCGGATCGCGTCGGCGATCGACTGGGGTGGTGAAGTTCCCTGCCGAGCGGCCGGATCTATTCGACGGCGACCCAACGATCCAACAGGACATCGAGGCCATCGAATTGGCCACAGAGGGAACGCTCTACACCTACACCACCCAGGAATTCCCGCCGCCGATGCCATACCGGGGCAATCGCAATCCGGACTTGTTCAAGCCCTACATCCTCGGCTTCGTCGAGTTGGCGGACGCCGTGATGGTCGAGTCGTTGATCGTCGGAACCTCCGCAGCAGAGCTGCGCATCGGTCAGCCCATGGTGTCGACCACCACCACATTGAAAAAGGCCGACGGAGAGTCCGTCCTGACATTTGCGTTCCGCCCGCAGAACTGA
- a CDS encoding MaoC family dehydratase gives MKVIKSIDEALATMGEDLGVSRWVEVDQSLINSFAEVTRDHQWIHVDVAKAERESPYGATIAHGFLTLSLIPGVSKDNYRIENSKMGINYGLNKVRFLSPVRAGTRIRVRSHLVDAAQVAADTVNLIVRHTVEIEGADKPAAVADLIARFVF, from the coding sequence ATGAAAGTGATCAAGTCCATCGACGAAGCATTGGCGACGATGGGCGAGGATTTGGGCGTCAGCCGATGGGTGGAGGTCGATCAAAGCCTCATCAACTCGTTCGCCGAAGTCACGAGGGATCATCAGTGGATACACGTCGACGTGGCGAAGGCGGAAAGGGAGAGTCCCTACGGGGCAACGATCGCACACGGCTTTCTCACGCTCTCGCTCATTCCCGGTGTGAGTAAGGACAACTACCGCATCGAAAACTCCAAGATGGGCATCAACTACGGCCTGAACAAGGTTCGGTTCTTGTCCCCAGTAAGGGCGGGCACTCGGATCCGGGTGCGTTCTCACCTTGTCGACGCCGCCCAGGTCGCCGCCGACACCGTGAACCTGATCGTGCGGCACACCGTCGAGATCGAAGGTGCCGATAAGCCGGCTGCGGTCGCGGATTTGATCGCGCGGTTTGTGTTCTGA
- a CDS encoding thiolase family protein: protein MTRGPFDGRAVLTGAGKSQVGRRLGRTGLDLTLEAVQRAINDAGLSVDDIDGIASYPGPGMSDAGFSGANINDVRNALGLRSRWYISAMETAGQVGPVIEACMAVSLGLANHVVVFRSVWESTAAEQAGGRASVLYSGGRLPAHLEWVAPYGALSGANWLAMPAQRYMHEFGLTREHLGHIAINARTNAGRNPDAVYRQPMTMDDYLGARMVSEPLCLYDCDVPCDGATAVVVSRRDATAGLPRQPLTVESVGPGIFERATWDQRSDITTMAAHDSGVTLWENTSLSPADVDMAQLYDGFSFLTVVWLEALGFCERGKVGQFLDDPSHIALDGPLPLNTSGGQLSGGRLHGMGFLHEACIQMWGEGGDRQAPQTPEVVAVAVGGGPIAGSMLLSSQ from the coding sequence ATGACCCGAGGCCCGTTCGACGGCAGAGCGGTCTTGACCGGCGCTGGCAAATCGCAAGTGGGTCGGCGCCTCGGTCGAACTGGCCTGGACCTAACGCTCGAAGCCGTGCAGCGCGCGATCAACGACGCCGGGCTGAGTGTCGACGACATCGACGGCATAGCAAGCTATCCCGGACCGGGTATGTCTGACGCTGGGTTCTCCGGTGCCAACATTAACGATGTCCGCAATGCGCTGGGCTTGCGCTCGCGCTGGTACATCTCGGCGATGGAGACCGCGGGTCAGGTCGGACCGGTTATCGAAGCGTGTATGGCGGTGAGCCTGGGTTTGGCTAACCACGTCGTGGTGTTCCGCTCAGTGTGGGAGTCGACTGCCGCCGAGCAGGCTGGCGGACGCGCTTCGGTGTTGTACAGCGGTGGAAGGTTGCCGGCGCACCTCGAGTGGGTCGCACCTTACGGTGCGCTGTCGGGGGCGAACTGGCTGGCGATGCCCGCGCAGCGATACATGCACGAATTCGGCCTCACCCGCGAACATCTCGGCCATATCGCTATCAACGCGCGGACGAACGCCGGACGCAACCCGGACGCGGTCTACCGCCAACCGATGACGATGGATGACTACCTCGGTGCGCGGATGGTCTCTGAGCCGTTGTGCCTTTATGACTGTGATGTGCCGTGCGATGGTGCCACGGCAGTAGTGGTCTCGCGGCGTGATGCCACGGCCGGATTGCCCCGGCAGCCGCTGACCGTCGAGTCCGTCGGGCCAGGGATATTCGAACGCGCCACCTGGGACCAACGCTCGGACATCACGACGATGGCGGCCCACGACTCGGGTGTCACCTTGTGGGAGAACACCAGCCTGTCGCCGGCTGACGTTGACATGGCGCAGCTCTACGACGGCTTTTCTTTCCTAACGGTCGTCTGGCTGGAGGCACTGGGGTTTTGCGAGCGGGGCAAGGTCGGGCAGTTTCTCGACGATCCTTCCCACATCGCCCTCGACGGGCCACTCCCGCTGAACACCAGCGGCGGCCAGCTTTCAGGGGGTCGGTTGCATGGGATGGGATTTCTGCACGAGGCCTGCATCCAGATGTGGGGCGAGGGTGGTGACAGGCAGGCTCCGCAAACCCCGGAGGTAGTCGCTGTTGCCGTGGGTGGCGGACCGATCGCTGGGTCGATGCTGCTCAGCAGTCAGTAG
- a CDS encoding class I adenylate-forming enzyme family protein — protein MTLGDIVTDNAVRFTDVPAYRHGRRSLTHAQLRERAVRLVSAMVGAGVRHQDRIAVLSRNSIEFGELIAATQLSGVIMATINFRLAPVEMRAALARVSPSLVFCADEFVPALAGFGAQSSPSPRVVTIGGERHAGQTTYEDFLDSGQGEVLELVAHPGDIACLLFTSGTTGASKCCILGQQELRRVALTMNGEMRCGSGDRGLINMPMFHVGGLAIIAGLHARGGTVVLQQQFAAAEAVRLIADERITVLHLAPVMVKTLLDEVTDISAMASVHTIVYAAAPMSKATLQRALGALPGVGFLNLYGQTEAIVSGLPRELHTLRGPDADRALSSVGYPFPGTRVRIVDDDGVEMPTGETGEIVVTSDALFRGYWDDHAATLTTLRDGWCHTGDIGRIDERGLLYLVDRKKDVVISGGENVYSPEVEDAVNTVAGVAACAVIGIPDDRWGEAVCAVVVAHDGMSVTLEEIQRAVRERLAGYKVPRRLVVTTELPLLATGKVDKKRLRGDLANN, from the coding sequence ATGACGCTCGGTGACATCGTCACCGACAACGCGGTCCGGTTCACCGACGTCCCCGCCTACCGGCACGGCCGACGCAGCCTGACCCATGCGCAGCTGCGCGAGCGGGCTGTGCGGTTGGTATCAGCGATGGTGGGCGCGGGTGTCCGGCACCAAGATCGCATTGCTGTGCTCAGCCGCAACAGCATCGAATTCGGTGAGTTGATCGCCGCGACTCAGCTCAGCGGTGTGATCATGGCCACGATCAACTTCCGGCTAGCGCCGGTCGAGATGCGCGCCGCGTTGGCTCGGGTGAGCCCGTCGCTCGTGTTCTGTGCCGACGAGTTCGTCCCGGCGCTTGCCGGGTTCGGTGCGCAATCGTCGCCGTCGCCGCGCGTGGTCACTATCGGCGGGGAGCGCCACGCCGGCCAAACGACGTACGAGGATTTCCTCGACAGCGGGCAGGGTGAGGTTCTTGAACTCGTTGCGCACCCCGGGGATATCGCGTGTCTGCTGTTTACCAGCGGCACCACCGGCGCATCTAAGTGCTGCATCCTCGGACAGCAGGAGCTGCGTCGAGTGGCCCTCACCATGAACGGCGAAATGCGATGTGGCAGTGGCGATCGGGGGCTGATCAACATGCCGATGTTTCATGTCGGTGGGCTTGCCATCATTGCGGGTTTGCATGCCAGGGGCGGAACCGTAGTACTCCAACAACAGTTCGCCGCAGCCGAGGCAGTTCGGCTGATCGCCGACGAGCGAATCACCGTGCTGCACTTGGCGCCAGTCATGGTCAAGACGTTGCTCGACGAGGTAACCGACATCTCGGCCATGGCATCGGTGCACACTATCGTCTACGCGGCCGCGCCGATGTCCAAAGCTACCTTGCAGCGGGCCCTGGGCGCCTTGCCCGGAGTCGGGTTCCTCAACCTGTACGGGCAAACCGAGGCAATCGTGTCCGGACTACCTCGCGAGCTTCACACGCTGCGCGGACCGGACGCCGATCGGGCTCTATCGTCGGTTGGTTACCCTTTCCCCGGCACTCGGGTGCGCATTGTCGATGATGACGGCGTTGAGATGCCCACCGGCGAAACCGGCGAGATCGTCGTCACCTCCGACGCCTTGTTCCGTGGGTATTGGGACGATCACGCGGCAACGCTGACGACGTTGAGAGACGGCTGGTGCCACACCGGCGACATCGGCCGCATTGATGAGCGGGGGCTTCTCTACCTGGTCGACCGCAAGAAGGATGTTGTCATCTCGGGTGGAGAGAATGTGTACTCACCCGAAGTCGAAGATGCCGTCAACACCGTGGCCGGTGTCGCGGCATGTGCGGTGATCGGAATTCCCGACGACCGATGGGGAGAGGCGGTCTGCGCCGTTGTCGTCGCGCATGACGGCATGTCAGTGACGTTGGAGGAGATCCAGCGGGCTGTCCGCGAGCGCCTGGCTGGGTATAAGGTGCCGCGGCGACTGGTGGTGACCACGGAATTGCCGCTGCTCGCGACGGGAAAGGTGGATAAGAAGCGTCTTCGCGGGGATCTGGCGAACAATTGA